The genomic segment AGCCATATCGTGACACGTTTTTGGCTTAAATGATAAACTGGACGGTCCATTTCATGTACTACTCGAAGGCGATTTCTCAGCTTTTCGGTAACAAAGGTCAAAATAGAATGACGAATCGAGAAGAGTGTCCCTGCAATAAAGAGGAAGAGAATCGTCCCATTTACAATTTGAATAAGTGCTTTACTTAGGAGTGGAGTCCAAAATAGTTGCTCATAGCCCAAATCTTTAAACCACAACCAATCTTCATATAAGCCGCTCGAAGCTGTTAAAAATATGATCAGAAAAACAACTCCAACGATAATCCTTATAATACGGCTCAAAATTAGACCTCCTTTGATATCAGACTTGATATTGTGCCCAATTTGAAATGTTTTAATATAATTACGTTTATATTCTTCTGGTGGAATGAAAATACCTTCATCAAAGGCTGGAGTAAATATATCCTCTTTATTTTTTTGGCAACTATGTTATACTAGAGATACCCATATGGGGTATAAACTATCAACTGGGAGTGTTTGCTATGTATGATGTCCTAATTATAGGAGCGGGTCCAGCAGGACTGACCGCTGCAATTTATTCCGCCCGCGGTGGATTAAAGACGGGTATTATTGAAATGGGAATGCCTGGAGGACAGGCTGCATCGACTGAAAAAATTGAAAATTATCCGGGATTTCCAGAAGGAATCGGCGGCTATGAACTGATGAATAAATTCCATCAACAAGCGGAAGCCTATGGTGCTGAATTTATATTTGAGGAGGTTCAAACGTTTGAACTTCAAGCATCTGTTAAAAAAATCCATACGGATTCTAAATCTTTAGAGTCCAAGACCGTAATCATCGCTGCAGGTTCAAAACCACGTTCTTTGAATATTCCTGGAGAAGATACTTTTCATGGCCGAGGCGTTTCATACTGTGCAACTTGTGACGGCGCTTTTTTTAGAGGTAAAAAAGTAGTCGTGATAGGTGGAGGTGACTCAGCTTTAGAAGAAGGAACTTATCTTACTAAATTTGCTGATGAGGTGACCATTGTTCATCGACGTGCAGAATTTCGTGCAGCCCAAATTGCGGTAGAACGTGCTAAAAATAATTCTAAAATCAAATTTGTTTATAATTCGATTCCCGAAGAAATATTAGGAATTGACCATGTTGAAGGGATAAGAATACGAAATCTTCAAACAGAAGAAACGACGATCTTGCCTGTAGATGGAGTATTCGTTTATGTTGGGACAGAACCCAATGATAAATTTATTCAAGGAGAACTTGAAGTCGGAGAGAGGGGCTATATAAAAACAGGAAATCTTCTCCAAACGAATATCGAGGGCGTTTTTGCCGCAGGTGATATTCGTGATACCCCTTTGCGTCAAGTTGCGACTGCCGTTGGAGATGGTGCTCTTGCAGCTGTTGAAGTCGAAAAATACTTGGCCCACCAGAAATAATAAGGCATTTAAAGTAAAAGGCACTGTAAAATACAGTGCTTTTTATTTTGATTTTCACAATACACTATAATGCTAAATTTTAACATTATGTTTCAGATATTTCAAAATGTTTTAATATATTAGAATTTCCTGGCCAGAAATGCTTGTATTTTTCACAAGTTTGTACTATCATTTATTGTGTTAACGTTTAAGAAGAAGTTCACAAGTGATCAAGACAGAAGGATGAGGAGGGAGCTAGTTTGCATTTCGTAGTCTGTTTAAAGCAAGTACCGGATACTTCCGAAGTACGGATTGATCCCGTGACGAATACGCTTATGCGCCAAGGTGTGCCTTCGATTATTAACCCTTATGATGCACATGCATTAGAAGAAGCCATTCGTCTAAAAGAAAAAGTGGGAGGGAAAGTTACCATCGTGAGCATGGGGCCCCCGCAAGCCCTCGAAGCTTTGAAAAAAGGGATGTCCTTCGGAGCGGATAGAGCAATTTTGCTCAGTGACAGAGCTTTTGGTGGCTCTGATTCATTAGCTACCGCTTATATCCTATCAAACGCAATTGGAAAAATTCATGAAGAGGACCCGATCGATCTCGTTTTTGCAGGAAAAGAAGCAATTGATGGTGACACCGCACAAACAGGTCCCGGAATTGCGCAACGTTTAGGTTTTCCTCAAATTACGTACTCTATTAAGGTACGCGAGATTACAGAAACAACAATTACAGTTGAACGTAAAACTGAGGGCGGGCGTCAGGTTGTCGAAGCTCAATTGCCTGCGCTTCTTACCGTCGAGAAAGAGCTTAACGATCTTGGTTACGCCTCTTTGCCGAATATGATGAATGCAGCTAAATATGAACCTGAAATCTGGAGCGCTCAATCATTAACGTTTGATGCGACTCAAATGGGTCTTAAAGGATCGCCAACGAGTGTAGTACGTATTTTTGCACCCCCAGTTCGTTCCGGTGGAGAAAAAATCGACGGTACTAAAGATCCATCAGGTACTGCAAATGCACTTGTAGAGACCTTATTTAAAGAAAATATTATTTCAGATCGCCCCCTAGCGAAGGGAGGAAAAATCTAATGGCTGTTATTATTGACAAGGCTAAATGTATCGGATGCGGTGCATGTACAGTAGAATGTCCCTTTGAAGCACTTGATCTGGTGGATGGATTAGCCGTAGTTGATCCGGAAAAATGTAAAGATTGTACCAAATGTACTAAAATATGCCCTGGAGATGCACTCAGCATGCCGGAACGAGCCGATAAGCCTAAGGCAAAATCTTCTGAAGCCTCAGCAGAACAACCGGTTCAAGAGAAGAAAGTCGTAAAAACTGCACCGGTAGCTGGTGGGGATGTTTGGAGTGGCGTTTGGGTCATTGTTGAATATTTAAATGGAAATGTTTCTGGAGTATCTTGGGAATTGCTTGGTGAAGGACGAAAGCTTGCAGATGCGCTTGGATGCGAACTGGCTGCTGTGGTTACAGGCTATCAGGTAGAGCATGTGATCAGCGAAGCATTTGCTTATGGAGCTGAAAAAGTTTATATCGCGGATAATTCAGTGCTCAAGGATTATCGTACTGAACCATATGCCGATGCAATTGTCAAACTTGTTCGAAAATATCAACCGGAGATTATCCTTTGCGGTGCAACCTCGATGGGACGTGACGTTTTCCCAGCAGTTGCTACTCAAATGCAGACAGGCTTAACTGCGGATTGTACGGTTCTAGAGATTGATCCTGAAACCAAGCTGTTAAAAATGACACGTCCAGCCTTCGGTGGAAACATTATGGCGACAATTCAATGCCGTACTCATCGTCCCCAAATGTCAACTGTACGTCCTCGCGTTATGGCAATGCCAGAACGGGTTGAGGGACGCGAAGGGACTATTGTTAGGGAAGAATTAGCACTTAATGATGCTGATTATCGTACGAAAGTAGTTGAATTTATCTCTGCTACAGCAAAGAGTGCTTTCTTAGATAAAGCTGAAATTATCGTTGCAGTCGGACTCGGTGTTGGCTCACAGAAAAACATGGCTGTTGTTGAAGAACTTGCTGATGCGATTGGTGGGACGATAGCGGGTACTCGTGGTGCTGTTGAATCCGGTTGGATTTCGCATGATCAACAAGTGGGACAAACAGGGGTCACTGTACGTCCTAAAGTTTATATTGCCTTGGGAATCTCTGGTGCAATCCAACATCTGGTTGGAATGCAAACATCAGACTATATTATAGCTGTTAATAATGATCCAGATGCTGCGATTTTCAATGTCGCAAACTACGGGATTGTTGGTGACCTTCTCCAAGTGGTGCCTGCCTTAACAGCTGAATTTAAAAAGCGCCTGCAAAACGGTGCAGCGAAATAAGGAGGGGCAAACATGGAAAACTTTGATGTGATCGTCGTCGGTGGCGGTCCTGCTGGCCTGTCTGCCGCAATTAGTGCTGCAAAGGCAGGCATGAAAACTGTAGTTATTGAACGTGGTGATTATCCGGGTACGAAAAACGTAATGGGTGGAGTGCTTTATACTGAAGCAACAGCAGCAGTTATTCCTGAGTTCTGGAAAGATGCTCCACTTGAAAGACCTATTGTTGAACAACGTTATGGACTTTTAAGCGGTGACGAAATTGTCACTGCCGCTTATCGCAATCCGGCTTGGGGTCAAGAACCTTATAATGCGCACAGCGTACTTCGGGTGAAATTTGACGGCTGGCTTGCGAAGCAGGCAGAAAAAGCAGGGGTCATGATCATTCCTGAGACGGTCGTTGAAGATCTCCTTTATAAGGGGGATCTGGTAGTTGGTGTACGTACAGGTCGTGCTGAGGGAGATCTCGGCGCCAAGGTCGTAATCTTAGCTGAAGGAGCTAATAATTTTATTGCCCGCAAAGCAGGTTTAGCTCAGGAACTTCAACCGGATAAAGTTGCAGTCGCGGTTAAAGAAATTATTAAACTTCCCGAGGAGAAAATTGAAGACCGCTTCTGCCTCGAGCCAGGGCAAGGGGCGACGATTGAATTATTTGGTGGCTCGACAGACGGTATGATGGGAACTGCTTTTATTTACACCAATCAAGATTCAATATCGATTGGCGTCGGGGTTCTTCTTAACCAACTTATCGAGAAAAAGTGGACGCCAAATGATCTTTTGGAAAACCTTAAAGCGAAGCCTTATGTTAAGCGGTTGCTGCAGGGCGGTGAAACGAAAGAATATCTTGCGCACTTACTTCCTGAGGGCGGTTATAAATCTATTCCGAAGTTGTACCGTCAAGGTGTTCTCGTTGCAGGGGATACAGCAATGCTCGTTAACGGAATACATCGTGAGGGCTCGAATTTAGCCATGACTTCTGGCCGAGTTGCTGGTCAAGTGGCCGCAGAAGCTATCAAATCAGGAGATATTAGTGCCCAAGGTATGAGCGTTTATGATAAGAGACTTCGCGACTCTTTTGTGGTTAAGGATCTTCATACCTACCGTAATCTTATGACTTTATTAGATAGCAACCCACACTTCTTGCAAGTATATCCAGAAATAGCTGCAAATGCTATGCATAAGTTCTTCACTGCGAACGATACACCGAAGGGTGATGTCTTTAAGCAAATTATGAAAAACGCTTTTGAACATCGTTCAAAAGGTGCTATGTTTGGAGATCTCTTTAAAGCTTGGAGGGCACTGAAATGAAATTAGATGACAAATTATATTTGGTGCGCTTTAATACTGACAAGCAAAATCATATCAAAATAGCTGATAATGATGTATGTCTTAAATGTCAGGATAAGCCCTGTACTCGTGTATGTCCAGCTCATGTTTATGACTGGGACGAAGAAGAAACCCGCATTTCAGTAGGATATGAAGGGTGTTTAGAATGTGGTACTTGCCGCATTGCCTGCCCTACTAACAATATTCTGTGGCAGTATCCACGAGGCGGTTTCGGAGTATCCTGGAAAAACGGTTGATTCTATTTATTGTTGCTAATAGCAATGGGGTTGTTACGCTATGAACTCTAAGTTCAAACGTAGCAACCCCTTGTAGGTTTATACGACTGTATTCAAGGAATTTTTGACAGCTTAAGTCTTGCCCTTTAAAATGGTAACTATAAGCTTAAGTGCTAACCATGACTAGAGAGGAGACGGCGCATATCTATCAGCAGATTTTATATAACCTTGGTTATGATGGCTGGTCAATTGAGACTTTAAGCTCGGGTTGGTACACCGCAAAGAAAGAAAATCGCGGGCTGCTCTTTTGGTCTTATCAGACTAACCAGCTTATTTCACAAGTTCCTATTGATCCTGAAGTGAGGGAATGGGAAGCCTTTGTTTTCTGTCCAGAAGGATTAAGCTCTCAGGATCTTGAACAACCCGTTCTTAAAAACATCCAAGCCTGGTTCATCGATCTCCAAACTGGACTCGCATTTCCGTATCCCCCAAATCCAAAGCAAAAAACAATAGATTGGCTTCTTACTTACTTGACAATCAATAATCAGGCTCATCCTTCATACATTGGGACTACTGAGAGAGATAAATACTTCGAATTTTTTCGAACTAACAAATTTGTGCCCTATGTTACGATTATTTTAGCTGCGATCAATATTATCGTTTTTAGCTTGATGACCTTGGCGGGTGGTTCAACTAATACAAAAAATCTTATTTTATTTGGTGCAAAAGTTAATGAACTGATTCTTCAAGGACAAGTTTGGCGTCTTTTTACAAGTATGTTTATTCATATTGGATTTCTGCATCTTGCCTTTAATATCTACGCCTTATGGATACTGGGTTCCTTTAGTGAGGAACGTTTTGGACGTTGGCGCTTTCTTTTTATTTATTTATTGAGTGGACTAGCTGGTTCTGTGACCAGTTTTCTTTTCACAGACGCACTTTCTGCCGGAGCTTCCGGAGCTATCTTTGGAATTTTAGGTGCCTTGGTCCCGTATAGTTGGAAAAACCCCCGATTATGGAAGTCTGGGTTTGGAAAAAACCTCGTTGTTATTATTGCTATCAATTTAGGAATAGGATTAATTCAACCCCAGATTGATATTTATGCTCATCTAGGGGGGTTGCTTATTGGATTAGCTATTGGTTTTTTATTTCCATAAAATACATTTCTACACTCCGCATGCTTTTACGGTTCGAGGAGAAAATAGAATTGTAGCTCACAGTTCTTAGCGAGGTGGTATTTTTGGATACTATCGATAGTTAAGAAAAGTGAGCTACTTCGTTGCTCCTGAACATGCTATAATCAAAATGATTAAGTTATTTTGTAGCTAAATAGAAAGATGTTTGAGAGAGAGTGGAACAGATTTGAAAACTCCCAAGAAAATGATACGTAAAAAGAGATACTTTACACGTGAAAAATTCGTTTATCTATTTTTATTTGCATTTGTGTTTTCGATTATCAGTAAATTAGTCATGATGCAGGTTGTTCAGGCATCCGACCTTAAGGCTTTAGGTATTGAACGGCGTACACAAGATCAGAGCATTCAGCCTGAACGAGGACAAATATTGGATGCTCAAGGGCATGTACTTGCTCAAAGTATTCCGGCTAAGAAAGTCTATGCGGATCCAAGAACCTTGAATGCACTTATAGCTGATGGTAAGGACTATGACAAGCAGGATATTGCGAATAAGCTCGGGGACATTCTTGGAGTAAATAGTACAGACATCTTGGATAAATTGAATAAAGATCTTGCTTGGGTTAGCTTAGCCCATCAAGTAGATTTAGAAAAGGTCGAGAAAATTCAAGCATTAAAGATTCCTGGTGTCGGCTTTGAAGACGAACAGAAACGGGTTTATCCCATGGAAACACTGGCCTCTTCTGTTTTAGGAATTGTTAATCTTGAAGGACACGGAGCTGAAGGGGTTGAAGCGTACTATGATAAAGATCTTTATGGGACTCCCGGTTATACCTCGCAGCAACAAGATTCTGGATTATCGTCCGTATTAGAAACTATACATAATAGTGGAACTCCTCAAAAAGGCGCTAATTTAACAATGACACTTGACTCAACGATCCAATATTTAGTTGAACAACAACTTGATGATTTAGCCAAAACGACAAAAGCAAACCGAATTTCAATTCTAGCCATGGATCCTATGACTGGAAAAGTCTTAGGTATGGGGTCGCGTCCTAATTTTAATCCAAATGACTATAATCAAACTAATCCAGAAAATCGTAAGAACCTAAGTACGAGTATGTCTTATGAACCCGGTTCTACTTTTAAAATTATAACGGGTTCAGCTGCCCTTGAAGAGGGAGTTATAACCCCTGATGAAAAATTTGAGGATCCTGGATATTACAAAGTCGGTTCTCGTGTGATTACAAATTGGGACTCAGATACCTCAATTCATGGCTGGCTAGATTTTACCCAAGGCATGGAACTATCTGATAACGTTGTCCTTGCCCAAGTTGGAATGAAGTTAGAGATAACCCCTTTTTATACCTATCTCAAGGCCTTCGGGTTTGGAAGCAAAACGGGAATTGATCTTGCTGGGGAAGAAAGTGGATTACTTGTACCTCAGGATCAGGCAAGACCGATTGATCTCGCGACAATGTCCTTTGGGCAGGCCAACCTAGTCACCCCTATCCAGCTCTTGTCTGCAATCTCTGCTGTTGCTAATGGAGGAACCCTCTATCAACCCTATGTTGTCGATAAAATTGAGTACCAGGATGGCACAGTGAAACAAAACAACCCAACACCCGTTAGAAAAGTCGTTTCTAAAACGACAGCAGACCAAATGACCAAGATTCTTGAAAAGGTCGTGGATGAAGGGACCGGACGTCTCGCACAGATTCCGGGTATTCGCGTGGCTGGGAAAACTGGAACGGCACAGAAAGTGGACCCTAAGACTGGAGGATATTCAACGACTGATTTTATTGCTTCATTTGCAGCCTTTGCGCCTGCAGATAATCCCAAAATTGCAGTACTTGTAACCATTGATACTCCACGTGGAGATAGCCACCAAGGAGGAACCCTCGGCGGGCCTCGAGCTAAAGCTATTATTGAAGGGGCTTTACAATATTATGGAATTCCTGTTGCTAAGGAAACACAGAGCATAGTCTCTACTTTGCCTGTTCAGAACTTTGTTCGTCCTATGCCTCAACCGTTTACTCCTGTTCGTCAACCTCTTGCAGGGGAGACAGTCATACCTGACGTGACGGGCTTAACTCTTCGTCAAGCTGGAGATGTGCTTGCAAAAGCTGAACTTCATTTTAGCTTCTCTGGAACCGGCCTAGCTCTATCTCAAAATCCTGCTCC from the Desulfitobacterium metallireducens DSM 15288 genome contains:
- the trxB gene encoding thioredoxin-disulfide reductase, whose translation is MYDVLIIGAGPAGLTAAIYSARGGLKTGIIEMGMPGGQAASTEKIENYPGFPEGIGGYELMNKFHQQAEAYGAEFIFEEVQTFELQASVKKIHTDSKSLESKTVIIAAGSKPRSLNIPGEDTFHGRGVSYCATCDGAFFRGKKVVVIGGGDSALEEGTYLTKFADEVTIVHRRAEFRAAQIAVERAKNNSKIKFVYNSIPEEILGIDHVEGIRIRNLQTEETTILPVDGVFVYVGTEPNDKFIQGELEVGERGYIKTGNLLQTNIEGVFAAGDIRDTPLRQVATAVGDGALAAVEVEKYLAHQK
- a CDS encoding electron transfer flavoprotein subunit alpha, which gives rise to MAVIIDKAKCIGCGACTVECPFEALDLVDGLAVVDPEKCKDCTKCTKICPGDALSMPERADKPKAKSSEASAEQPVQEKKVVKTAPVAGGDVWSGVWVIVEYLNGNVSGVSWELLGEGRKLADALGCELAAVVTGYQVEHVISEAFAYGAEKVYIADNSVLKDYRTEPYADAIVKLVRKYQPEIILCGATSMGRDVFPAVATQMQTGLTADCTVLEIDPETKLLKMTRPAFGGNIMATIQCRTHRPQMSTVRPRVMAMPERVEGREGTIVREELALNDADYRTKVVEFISATAKSAFLDKAEIIVAVGLGVGSQKNMAVVEELADAIGGTIAGTRGAVESGWISHDQQVGQTGVTVRPKVYIALGISGAIQHLVGMQTSDYIIAVNNDPDAAIFNVANYGIVGDLLQVVPALTAEFKKRLQNGAAK
- a CDS encoding FAD-dependent oxidoreductase encodes the protein MENFDVIVVGGGPAGLSAAISAAKAGMKTVVIERGDYPGTKNVMGGVLYTEATAAVIPEFWKDAPLERPIVEQRYGLLSGDEIVTAAYRNPAWGQEPYNAHSVLRVKFDGWLAKQAEKAGVMIIPETVVEDLLYKGDLVVGVRTGRAEGDLGAKVVILAEGANNFIARKAGLAQELQPDKVAVAVKEIIKLPEEKIEDRFCLEPGQGATIELFGGSTDGMMGTAFIYTNQDSISIGVGVLLNQLIEKKWTPNDLLENLKAKPYVKRLLQGGETKEYLAHLLPEGGYKSIPKLYRQGVLVAGDTAMLVNGIHREGSNLAMTSGRVAGQVAAEAIKSGDISAQGMSVYDKRLRDSFVVKDLHTYRNLMTLLDSNPHFLQVYPEIAANAMHKFFTANDTPKGDVFKQIMKNAFEHRSKGAMFGDLFKAWRALK
- a CDS encoding ferredoxin family protein — its product is MKLDDKLYLVRFNTDKQNHIKIADNDVCLKCQDKPCTRVCPAHVYDWDEEETRISVGYEGCLECGTCRIACPTNNILWQYPRGGFGVSWKNG
- a CDS encoding penicillin-binding protein, with product MIRKKRYFTREKFVYLFLFAFVFSIISKLVMMQVVQASDLKALGIERRTQDQSIQPERGQILDAQGHVLAQSIPAKKVYADPRTLNALIADGKDYDKQDIANKLGDILGVNSTDILDKLNKDLAWVSLAHQVDLEKVEKIQALKIPGVGFEDEQKRVYPMETLASSVLGIVNLEGHGAEGVEAYYDKDLYGTPGYTSQQQDSGLSSVLETIHNSGTPQKGANLTMTLDSTIQYLVEQQLDDLAKTTKANRISILAMDPMTGKVLGMGSRPNFNPNDYNQTNPENRKNLSTSMSYEPGSTFKIITGSAALEEGVITPDEKFEDPGYYKVGSRVITNWDSDTSIHGWLDFTQGMELSDNVVLAQVGMKLEITPFYTYLKAFGFGSKTGIDLAGEESGLLVPQDQARPIDLATMSFGQANLVTPIQLLSAISAVANGGTLYQPYVVDKIEYQDGTVKQNNPTPVRKVVSKTTADQMTKILEKVVDEGTGRLAQIPGIRVAGKTGTAQKVDPKTGGYSTTDFIASFAAFAPADNPKIAVLVTIDTPRGDSHQGGTLGGPRAKAIIEGALQYYGIPVAKETQSIVSTLPVQNFVRPMPQPFTPVRQPLAGETVIPDVTGLTLRQAGDVLAKAELHFSFSGTGLALSQNPAPGQVVNKGSTVEIKFSPLNDLINPVQEENSP
- a CDS encoding rhomboid family intramembrane serine protease — translated: MTREETAHIYQQILYNLGYDGWSIETLSSGWYTAKKENRGLLFWSYQTNQLISQVPIDPEVREWEAFVFCPEGLSSQDLEQPVLKNIQAWFIDLQTGLAFPYPPNPKQKTIDWLLTYLTINNQAHPSYIGTTERDKYFEFFRTNKFVPYVTIILAAINIIVFSLMTLAGGSTNTKNLILFGAKVNELILQGQVWRLFTSMFIHIGFLHLAFNIYALWILGSFSEERFGRWRFLFIYLLSGLAGSVTSFLFTDALSAGASGAIFGILGALVPYSWKNPRLWKSGFGKNLVVIIAINLGIGLIQPQIDIYAHLGGLLIGLAIGFLFP
- a CDS encoding electron transfer flavoprotein subunit beta/FixA family protein, with product MHFVVCLKQVPDTSEVRIDPVTNTLMRQGVPSIINPYDAHALEEAIRLKEKVGGKVTIVSMGPPQALEALKKGMSFGADRAILLSDRAFGGSDSLATAYILSNAIGKIHEEDPIDLVFAGKEAIDGDTAQTGPGIAQRLGFPQITYSIKVREITETTITVERKTEGGRQVVEAQLPALLTVEKELNDLGYASLPNMMNAAKYEPEIWSAQSLTFDATQMGLKGSPTSVVRIFAPPVRSGGEKIDGTKDPSGTANALVETLFKENIISDRPLAKGGKI